The nucleotide sequence GCTGTATCGGCTCCAAGGCCAATGACGACTTCATGAGTCGCTACAGCGCTATGTTCGGCACTGAGGCGCCGCCGGTCGGGTCGGTCGGCCAGTCGAACTATGAAGGTCTGCGTTTCCTAAAAGCCGCCGCCGAGCGCGCCGGCGCGCTGTCGCTGCGTCCGCTCGCCACCACCGGCCGCAACATCGTCTATTCCGGCCCCCGCGGCGACGTCGCCATCCGCCACGGCCGCGCCAGCATGGCCATGCACCTCGCCGAAGCCGACGGGCTGGATTTCAGGATCCTCCGCACGTTCTGAGCAATGTAAGCTGCAGGATCGGACGCGCGCCGCGTCCCGTGGCTCCACCCTCCCCTCCAGGCAGGGCTATCGCACGTGACGACTGCAGTTTTGTGCTCGTCTCTCACCACGTCGTCATGGCCGGGCTTGTCCCGGCCATCCACGTCGTCCGGCATGCTGAGGACCACGTAGATGCCCGGGACAAGCCCGGGCATGACGGAGTAACCCATGTGCAGGATTGCTCGCCGCGGCAGCTCCGCATCTCCATATGCGAGAGCCCCACTCCAGGTGAGGGTGGCACCTGCATTCACGCAGCTGCGGCGTTCTTGGCCAGCGCTTCCGCGACAACGGCCGGCGCGTCCCCCACCTCGCGGATCATCCGGCTGATCGCCTCATGCGGCATCGGCTTGCCGAACAGGAAGCCCTGCACGCTGGTGCAGCCTTCCTCGCGCAGGAAGGCGAGGTGCTGCTCAGTCTCGACGCCCTCGGCCAGCACGGGGATGTTGAGGCTGCGGCCGAGCAGCAACGTCGCCTTGACGATGGCCGCCGCATGCACGCTGGTCTCGACCGACTGGATGAAGCTCTTGTCGACCTTGATCTTGTCGAACGGAAACACTTGCAACGTCGAGAGCGACGAATAGCCGGTGCCGAAATCGTCCATCGCCACGGTGACGCCGATCGCCTTCAGCGCCTGCATCACCTGCAGCGCGTGCTGGCGGTCGGCGATGATGCCGGTTTCGGTCAACTCGATCTCCAGCCGCTCCGGCGCCAGACCCGTCTCGCGCAGCACCTCGGCGACGCGCTTCGGCAGATCATGGTTGAGCTGCATCGGCGCGACGTTGACCGCGACCTTGAACGGCTGGCTCCAACTCGCCGCTGTCGCGCAGGCGGTGCGCAGCACCCAGTCGCCGATATCGACGATCAGCCCCGTCTGCTCGGCCATCGGGATGAAATCGTTCGGCGGCACGCGGCCCTTGACCGGATGGTTCCAGCGCAACAGCGCCTCGAAGCCGATGATCTCGCCGCTCTGCGTGTCGTTCTGCACCTGGTAGTGCAGCTCGAACTCGTTGCGCACCAGCGCGCGCTTCAGGTCGATCGCAAGCTCGGCGCGGCGCCGGCTGGCCTCGTCCATCGACGGCTCGTAGGTGCAGATCTTGCCCTGGCCGAGGCTCTTGGCGCGATACATCGCGAGATCGGCGCGGGTGAGCAATTCGTCCGAGCTGAGGCCATGCTCGGGATAGAGCGCGATGCCGATGCTGCAGCCAACGGAGAGGCTGCGCTCTTCCCACTCGACCGGCGTCAGCACCAGCATGCGCATGCGCTCGGCGAACTTGGCGGCCTCCGCGCGGGCGAAGATCTCGGCTTTCACGGCCACGAATTCGTCGCCGCCGATCCGTGCCAGGAACTCATTGGGCTGCAACGTCGCGGCGATGCGCTGGGCGATCGCGGTCAGCACTGCGTCACCAGCGGCATGTCCGTGCGCGTCGTTGATGTCCTTGAAGCGGTCGAGGTCGATCGCGAGCACGACGAGATGCGCAGTCTCGTCGCCCTCGGTCAGCAGCGGCGCGAGCCGCTGGCCGAGACCGTTGCGGTTCGGCAGGCCGGTCAGCGGGTCCTGCAGCGCCAGCTGCCGATAGCCTTCCACCGCCTCCTGCGCCGCCTGCATATCGATCATGTAGGCCGACGCCGCCATCGCCATGATCAGGCCGATGCCGGTGACGATGCTGATCAGCATTACGCTGTCGGACAGCGCCTGTGCCGGCGCATCGGCTCCGGCCATCGGCGCCAAGGTCAGCGCCGCCATGCCGGTGAAATGCAGGCTGAGGATCGCGAGCACCATCGCGAGCGAGCCGCCGTACTTGCAGAACCGCGTGACCGGGCGCGCGATCCGGTTGGCCGCGACCGCCCCGAAGCCCATCGCCAGCACCAGCGAGAGCAAGATCGCCGGTGCATGCCAGGTCCTGACGCCGTCGAGATTGAGCGCGCTCATGCCGGTGTAGTGCATGGCGGCGATGCCGAAGCCAAACACGGCGCCGCCGATCTCGATCAGCGGGCCGCGCTGCGTGCGCGTGGTGATGAAGAAGCCGAGCCAGGAGAACGCGACCGCGAGGCCGAGCGAGGCGAAGGTCAGGCCGGCTTCGAAGGAGCGGCTGCCGGGTGCGTCATAGCCGAGGATCGCGGCGAAATGCGTCGTCCACACCGTGCCGCCGGCGACGAGGCCCGCGAGAAACAGCAGATGAAAGCGGCGCAATCCCGTGTTGCGGCGAACCCGGGCGAGCAGACGCATCGACAGGATGGAGCCGAGCACGCAGACCAGCAGCGCGGCGGCGACGTAGCGGAGATCGTGATCGGCAGGCAGGCAGGACAGGATGGTCAACATCGGCAATGAACCCTTACGCAGGCCAGCTACGAACCGGGGCGGCCTGCGTTTTGGCGCACGGGATTCGCGGTTAGCAAAGCGTCAATGCGGGCAGAAAATCTTGGCCCGCGCCGAGTCATGCACAAGGTTTCGAAGCCGACGATTAAGGCGCGCGTGCCGTGGGCCGAGCTCCTCCGAGGAACCCCGGACATCGTGAGCAAATGTCCAACGGGTCGCCTCACTCTGCGCAGAGCTGGAACCTGCGACCTACTTGCTCGCGACATTGCCCGGTAGCGCATAGGCGCGAACATAATCGCCGAGCTTGGTGCCGAACGAGCCGTGTCCGCCATCGACCGTGACGACATATTGCCTGCCGCCCACTTCGTAGGTCATCGGCGTCGATTGCCCGCCGGCCGGCAGCCGGTCCTGCCACAGCATGCGGCCGTCCTTGATGTCGAAGGCGCGGATGTAGTCGTCCATCGTGCCCGACAGGAACGCGACGCCGCCCGCCGTCACCATCGGGCCGCCGAGCATCGGCACGCCCAGCTTGAACGGCAGCGGCAGCGGCGCCTGGTCGCGAATGGTGCCGACGCGGTGCTGCCAGACGATCTGGTTGGTCTTGAGGTCGATCGCGGCGAGGCTGCCCCAGGGCGGCGCCATGCAGGGGATGCCGAGCGGCGACAGGAAGATGCCGAGGTCGACGCCATAGGGCGTGCCGTACATCGGCTGCACGCCGAGCTCGGTGCCCGGCGGATGCGCGGAATTCGGCGCGGCCGGATTGTCCTTGCCGCGCGGCACCAGCCGCGACACGAACGGGATCGATTGCGGATTGGCGATGGCGATCTTCCGGACGGGATCGATGGCGATGCCGCCCCATTCGAACATGCCGAAATCGCCGGGATAGACCAGCGTGCCCTGCTCGGAGGGCGGGGTGAACGGCCCCTCGTAGCGCAACCGCTTGAACTTGATGCGGCAGGCGAGCTGATCGAACATCGTCGCGCCCCACATCTGCGCGCCAGTGAGGTCCTTGCGCGGACGGAAGCTCAGCTCCGAGAACGGTTGCGTCGGTGACAGCCGGTCGCCGGGAGCTGCGCCTTGCGGCACGGGCTTCTCCGGCGCCGGAACTAACAGGTGCCCATCGCGGCGGTCGAGCACGAAGATGTTGCCGGTCTTGGCCGGCACGTAGATCGCCGGCACCACGCCGTCTTGGCCTGGCATGTCGACCAGGCTCGGCTGCGACGGCATGTCCATGTCCCAGAGATCGTGATGCACGTTCTGGAACGACCAGCGCAGTTTTCCCGTGGCGATGTCGAGCGCCACCAGCGCGGAATCGTAGCGCTCATTGTCGGCCGAGCGGTTGCCGGCCCAGATGTCGGGCGAGCTCGAGCCGAGCGGGATGTAGACCAGGCCGAGCGCCTCGTCGGCCGCGCCGACGCTCCAGCCGTTCGGCGAGCCCGGCGTGAAACGATGCGTGTCCGACGGCATCTCGTTGGGATCGGGATTGCCGGGATCGAACGCCCACAACAGCCTGCCCGAGTAGACGTCGAAGCCGCGGATCGCGCCCGACGGCACCTTGTTGGAGTAGTTGTCGATCACGGCGCCGGCCATGATGACGACCTTGTCGGTGACCACGGGCGGCGAGGTGCCCTCGTAGAAGCCGACCGTGGTGATCTCGTTGCCGGCTTTCAGGTCGATCTGGCCGTGATCGCCAAAGCCCTCGCACGGCTTGCCGCTGTCGGCGTCGAGCGCGAACAGCCTTCCGTCATTGGTCGGCAGGAAAATGCGTTTGGCGCATTCGCCCGGAGCGGCCGCGCCTGACACGTCGACCGCCCCCGGCTTGGTCTCGTGATAGGCGACGCCGCGGCAGGTCATGTGCTGGAAGTTCTTGTGGTGCTCGATCTTCGGATCGAACGTCCAGCGCAGCTTGCCGGTCGCGGCATCCAGCGCGAACACCTTCTGGTGCGGCGAGCAGGTGTAGAGCAGGTCGCCGATCTTCAGCGGCGTCACCTCGTTGGTGAATTCGTCGGGATCATCGGGTCCCTTGCGATCGCCGGTCTGGAATTCCCAGGCGAGCTGCAGGTTCTTCACATTGTCAGCATTGATCTGCTTCAGGCTGGAGAAGCGCGTGCCGAAATTGCTGGCGCCATAGGCGGTCCAGTCGGCTTGCGCTTCCGCAGGCGCGGTATCGGTCCCCGCGGTCGCAGCCGCCGCCTGCGGCAGCGCGCCGTTGACGCCGAAGCGGTCGCCGCGCAAGGAGGCGCCGAGCACGACGATGGCCACCGCGAGCACGGCCACGAGCCCCCAGCGCGCCGAGCGCATGTCGCCGAGGAGATGCGCGGTGATGAACGGCAGCAGCAGCCAGATGCCGAGCGGCGCCAGCACGTCGCCGCGCGGCGCCAGCGACCAGAAGTCCAGCCCGACTTCCCAGATCGCCCAGATCATCGTGCCCAGCAGCAGCGCCGCGTAG is from Bradyrhizobium sp. ORS 285 and encodes:
- a CDS encoding bifunctional diguanylate cyclase/phosphodiesterase, whose amino-acid sequence is MLTILSCLPADHDLRYVAAALLVCVLGSILSMRLLARVRRNTGLRRFHLLFLAGLVAGGTVWTTHFAAILGYDAPGSRSFEAGLTFASLGLAVAFSWLGFFITTRTQRGPLIEIGGAVFGFGIAAMHYTGMSALNLDGVRTWHAPAILLSLVLAMGFGAVAANRIARPVTRFCKYGGSLAMVLAILSLHFTGMAALTLAPMAGADAPAQALSDSVMLISIVTGIGLIMAMAASAYMIDMQAAQEAVEGYRQLALQDPLTGLPNRNGLGQRLAPLLTEGDETAHLVVLAIDLDRFKDINDAHGHAAGDAVLTAIAQRIAATLQPNEFLARIGGDEFVAVKAEIFARAEAAKFAERMRMLVLTPVEWEERSLSVGCSIGIALYPEHGLSSDELLTRADLAMYRAKSLGQGKICTYEPSMDEASRRRAELAIDLKRALVRNEFELHYQVQNDTQSGEIIGFEALLRWNHPVKGRVPPNDFIPMAEQTGLIVDIGDWVLRTACATAASWSQPFKVAVNVAPMQLNHDLPKRVAEVLRETGLAPERLEIELTETGIIADRQHALQVMQALKAIGVTVAMDDFGTGYSSLSTLQVFPFDKIKVDKSFIQSVETSVHAAAIVKATLLLGRSLNIPVLAEGVETEQHLAFLREEGCTSVQGFLFGKPMPHEAISRMIREVGDAPAVVAEALAKNAAAA
- a CDS encoding membrane-bound PQQ-dependent dehydrogenase, glucose/quinate/shikimate family codes for the protein MAAARELQRAPLLTFTAIIVALMGLALFAGGLWLAVIGGSLYYVIAGAALLGTAWLLWRRHASALWLYAALLLGTMIWAIWEVGLDFWSLAPRGDVLAPLGIWLLLPFITAHLLGDMRSARWGLVAVLAVAIVVLGASLRGDRFGVNGALPQAAAATAGTDTAPAEAQADWTAYGASNFGTRFSSLKQINADNVKNLQLAWEFQTGDRKGPDDPDEFTNEVTPLKIGDLLYTCSPHQKVFALDAATGKLRWTFDPKIEHHKNFQHMTCRGVAYHETKPGAVDVSGAAAPGECAKRIFLPTNDGRLFALDADSGKPCEGFGDHGQIDLKAGNEITTVGFYEGTSPPVVTDKVVIMAGAVIDNYSNKVPSGAIRGFDVYSGRLLWAFDPGNPDPNEMPSDTHRFTPGSPNGWSVGAADEALGLVYIPLGSSSPDIWAGNRSADNERYDSALVALDIATGKLRWSFQNVHHDLWDMDMPSQPSLVDMPGQDGVVPAIYVPAKTGNIFVLDRRDGHLLVPAPEKPVPQGAAPGDRLSPTQPFSELSFRPRKDLTGAQMWGATMFDQLACRIKFKRLRYEGPFTPPSEQGTLVYPGDFGMFEWGGIAIDPVRKIAIANPQSIPFVSRLVPRGKDNPAAPNSAHPPGTELGVQPMYGTPYGVDLGIFLSPLGIPCMAPPWGSLAAIDLKTNQIVWQHRVGTIRDQAPLPLPFKLGVPMLGGPMVTAGGVAFLSGTMDDYIRAFDIKDGRMLWQDRLPAGGQSTPMTYEVGGRQYVVTVDGGHGSFGTKLGDYVRAYALPGNVASK